From Salvia splendens isolate huo1 chromosome 16, SspV2, whole genome shotgun sequence, a single genomic window includes:
- the LOC121772668 gene encoding geraniol dehydrogenase 1-like, giving the protein MAKTPETEHPVKAFGYAATDSSGSFSPFKFSRRATGERDVQLKVLYCGVCHSDLHMTRNEWGVTQYPVVPGHEIVGVVTEVGSKVEKVKIGDKVGVGVLVGSCRQCEQCTNDLENYCPKQIQTYGFPYLDGTINRGGYSNNMVADEHFIIRWPDNFPLDAGAPLLCAGITTYSPLRYFGLDKPGLRIGVNGLGGLGHVAVKFAKAFGTKVTVISTSLSKKKEAIERLGVDEFLVSRDPEQMQAAVGTLDGIIDTVSASHPVVPLLSLLKPNGKLIIVGAPEVPLQLPVFSLIQGRKTVAGSGIGGMKETQEMIDFAAKNKIVADVEVIPIDYINTAMDRLLKSDVKYRFVIDVGNSLKPE; this is encoded by the exons ATGGCGAAAACCCCGGAAACAGAGCACCCAGTGAAGGCCTTCGGATACGCTGCCACTGACAGTTCTGGAAGCTTCTCTCCCTTCAAGTTTTCCAGGAG GGCTACTGGTGAGAGAGATGTGCAGCTCAAGGTTTTGTACTGTGGTGTTTGCCACTCAGATCTGCACATGACCAGGAATGAGTGGGGCGTTACTCAATACCCCGTTGTTCCCGG GCATGAGATTGTGGGAGTTGTGACTGAAGTTGGTAGCAAGGTTGAGAAGGTGAAGATTGGTGACAAAGTTGGTGTCGGGGTCTTGGTTGGCTCGTGTCGCCAATGCGAACAGTGCACCAACGATCTCGAAAACTACTGCCCCAAGCAGATACAAACTTATGGTTTCCCTTATCTGGATGGCACCATTAACCGCGGAGGCTACTCCAACAACATGGTCGCGGACGAGCACTTCATCATCCGTTGGCCTGACAACTTCCCCCTAGATGCCGGTGCCCCTCTCCTGTGTGCCGGCATCACAACATACAGTCCACTCAGGTACTTTGGACTAGACAAGCCCGGGCTAAGAATTGGTGTCAATGGCCTCGGTGGGCTAGGGCACGTTGCTGTCAAATTCGCTAAGGCTTTTGGGACGAAGGTTACAGTCATCAGCACGTCGCTTAGCAAGAAGAAGGAAGCTATTGAACGCCTTGGCGTGGATGAGTTTTTGGTTAGTCGTGACCCGGAGCAGATGCAG GCTGCTGTAGGCACACTAGATGGCATCATCGACACAGTCTCCGCGTCCCATCCAGTTGTGCCGTTGCTGAGCCTGCTGAAGCCAAACGGGAAGCTCATCATTGTTGGTGCACCAGAGGTTCCCCTGCAGCTGCCTGTTTTCTCCTTGATCCAAG GTAGGAAGACCGTGGCTGGGAGCGGGATAGGAGGGATGAAGGAGACGCAGGAAATGATTGATTTCGCGGCCAAGAACAAAATAGTAGCGGATGTGGAGGTAATACCGATAGACTACATAAACACGGCTATGGATCGGCTGTTGAAATCCGATGTGAAGTACAGGTTCGTGATCGATGTTGGGAACTCGTTGAAACCCGAGTAA